The following coding sequences lie in one Cygnus olor isolate bCygOlo1 chromosome 8, bCygOlo1.pri.v2, whole genome shotgun sequence genomic window:
- the ARPC5 gene encoding actin-related protein 2/3 complex subunit 5 has product MAKHTVSSARFRRVDVDEYDENKFVDEEEGGDGQAGPDEGEVDSCLRQGNMLAALQAALKNPPINTKNQAVKDRAESIVLKVLISFKANDIEKAVQSLDKNGVDLLMKYIYKGFESPSDNSSAVLLQWHEKALAAGGVGSIVRVLTARKTV; this is encoded by the exons ATGGCGAAGCACACGGTGTCGTCGGCCCGCTTCCGGCGGGTGGACGTGGACGAGTACGACGAGAACAAGTTCGTGGacgaggaggaaggaggagacgGGCAGGCGGGGCCCGACGAGGGGGAAGTGGACTCGTGCCTCAGGCA AGGGAACATGCTGGCCGCGCTGCAGGCGGCTCTGAAGAACCCCCCGATCAACACGAAGAACCAGGCGGTGAAG GATCGTGCAGAAAGCATTGTCCTGAAGGTTCTCATCTCTTTCAAAGCCAACGATATAGAGAAGGCAGTGCAGTCGCTGGATAAGAATGGTGTCGATCTGCTGATGAAATACATCTACAAAGGCTTTGAGAGCCCCTCTGacaacagcagtgctgtgctgctgcagtggcaTGAGAAG gccctggctgcaggaggagtgGGGTCCATTGTCCGCGTTTTGACTGCCAGGAAAACGGTTTAA
- the APOBEC4 gene encoding LOW QUALITY PROTEIN: putative C->U-editing enzyme APOBEC-4 (The sequence of the model RefSeq protein was modified relative to this genomic sequence to represent the inferred CDS: inserted 2 bases in 2 codons; deleted 2 bases in 2 codons), with translation MKPEGGDGWKGNFAVHSICDPTPEALSRSTDLGTEALCMMQGVGETEQLYTPSEWKHLSTSYVASEQGDLLTEHESRGETIFREYLTHQGTVVKPYSWQTQNQICAVCXYHMWTDEEARVLYAEFHQAFGFPXHLLFYELRSFSGTVVQKGHSTNCTDQDSHPESMLFEVDGYLDSLTRAHENTGHIIVYSNYPSCNEAYHCCVRKINHFLLKYPKVALCLCFSQLHHAEDSFATAAWHCQALWSLSGLRPQVTLPPLPAGTWCHLLSSFIYSIPGSTLYQPATPPGTSTDQHNPHQINNLTVTEPYFRKACPQAMQGKPAVQQNLKTFSFSSPAFQKPLQVMKGSLPPLMSQSHLVLFPRMFLPSQREHLYPRSKNIVRHLKMPNELFNETSNYETFPSSRHLC, from the exons ATGAAGCCAGAAGGTGGGGATGGCTGGAAGGGCAATTTTGCAGTGCACAGCATTTGCGATCCTACTCCGGAAGCACTGTCCCGAAGTACAGATTTAGGGACTGAGGCTCTCTGTATGATGCAGGGAGTTGGAGAGACAGAGCAGTTGTATACTCCGAGTGAATGGAAGCATCT gAGCACCAGCTATGTAGCAAGTGAACAGGGAGATCTTTTGACAGAACATGAATCCAGGGGAGAAACAATTTTCCGAGAATATCTGACACACCAAGGGACAGTAGTAAAGCCCTATAGCTGGCAGACACAGAACCAAATATGTGCTGTGT CCTACCACATGTGGACAGATGAAGAAGCAAGAGTCCTTTACGCAGAATTTCACCAGGCCTTTGGATTCC ACCATCTTCTCTTCTACGAGCTGCGGAGCTTCTCAGGCACAGTAGTCCAAAAAGGCCATTCTACGAACTGTACAGACCAAGACAGCCACCCAGAATCTATGCTCTTCGAGGTGGATGGTTATCTGGATTCACTGACACGTGCCCACGAAAACACGGGACACATCATCGTCTACTCAAATTACCCTTCTTGTAATGAGGCTTACCACTGCTGCGTAAGAAAGATCAATCACTTCTTGCTAAAGTACCCCAAAGTCGCACTCTGCCTCTGTTTCTCTCAGCTTCATCATGCCGAGGACAGCTTTGCCACCGCTGCATGG CACTGCCAAGCTCTGTGGAGCCTTTCCGGTCTGCGGCCTCAGGTGACACTGCCCCCACTGCCGGCG GGGACGTGGTGTCACCTCCTTTCCAGTTTCATCTACAGCATCCCTGGGTCAACGCTTTATCAGCCAGCTACACCACCAGGAACCTCAACAGATCAACATAATCCACATCAAATCAACAACTTAACAGTAACAGAACCGTATTTTAGGAAAGCATGTCCACAAGCAATGCAGGGAAAGCCTGCTGTGCAGCAAAACTTaaagaccttttctttttctagccCTGCCTTCCAAAAGCCTTTACAAGTGATGAAAGGCAGTCTGCCACCTCTGATGTCTCAAAGCCACTTGGTGCTTTTCCCACGCATGTTTCTGCCCTCTCAGAGGGAACATCTATACCCCAGATCTAAAAATATTGTACGGCATTTAAAAATGCCAAATGAATTATTCAATGAAACTAGTAATTATGAAACATTTCCAAGCAGCAGACACCTATGCTGA
- the LOC121074130 gene encoding T-cell surface glycoprotein CD1b-3-like — protein sequence MIKIYLQKFSHLINDGASERDVPYPFVVQCVAGCELYPNRTSRAFAYVGYNGQDFLSYDVDHGKWILYEDTDLARYVQATLQNYTAFSELVQVLFNDTCVDDMELLLQYGKAALARQEPPVATVFARAPGPAQLLLVCHVTGFYPRPISVAWLRDGQEVLPGPALTTSAILPNADLTYQLRSILAVNPGDGHSYTCRIRHCSLGTRSLLIPWGNSKAVLISGLVAALSAGVTVAAIVVLWVWRRRKYQKMEESEPRSSIVSNEA from the exons ATGATAAAAATCTACCTGCAGAAGTTCAGCCACCTGATCAATGATGGTGCTAGTGAGAGAGATGTGCCCT ACCCTTTTGTGGTCCAGTGCGTGGCAGGCTGTGAGCTATACCCCAACAGGACCTCCCGTGCCTTTGCCTATGTGGGCTACAATGGCCAGGACTTCCTCAGCTATGATGTGGACCATGGCAAGTGGATCCTCTATGAAGACACCGATCTGGCACGGTATGTCCAGGCCACTCTCCAGAACTACACCGCCTTCAGTGAGCTGGTACAAGTCCTCTTCAACGATACCTGTGTTGATGACATGGAGTTGTTACTACAGTATGGGAAGGCAGCTCTGGCGAGACAAG AGCCACCCGTGGCCACCGTCTTCGCTCGTGCACctggcccagcccagctcctgttGGTTTGCCATGTCACTGGCTTCTACCCGCGGCCCATCAGTGTGGCCTGGCTGCGGGATGGCCAGGAGGTGCTGCCAGGCCCGGCGCTTACCACTAGTGCAATCTTGCCCAACGCTGACCTCACCTACCAGCTCCGCAGCATCCTGGCCGTGAACCCTGGCGATGGGCACAGCTACACCTGCCGTATACGCCACTGCAGCTTGGGTACTCGCAGCCTCCTCATCCCCTGGG GGAACTCGAAGGCTGTGCTGATCTCGGGGCTTGTGGCTGCTCTTTCGGCAGGTGTGACTGTGGCTGCCATCGTGGTGCTTTGGGTCTGGAGACGTAG aaaataccaGAAGATGGAGGAATCAGAGCCCAGGAGCTCCATCGTGAGTAATGAAGCTTAG